A window of the Arachis duranensis cultivar V14167 chromosome 5, aradu.V14167.gnm2.J7QH, whole genome shotgun sequence genome harbors these coding sequences:
- the LOC107489636 gene encoding uncharacterized protein LOC107489636 translates to MGGLFFLYGQGGCGKIFLWSTISCSIRSKGGIVLNVASCGIAVLLLSNGRTAHSRFKISLAINKDSLCSIKQESPLARLISKAKLIIWDETPIISKYCYETFDKCLRDILRCSDSYNAHLPFGGKVIVLRGDFRQILSMISRGSRQDIIQSSINSSYLWHNYKVLKLTKNIRLSLGENNNIQELRNFAEWLLKIGDDLAGDTTNGESIVHIPSDILIKNSETALDDLIDFVYPDMLSNLSVENYFKDRAIFALTLDCVTDVNNKMTAGLLGQERVYLSSDSVCAEEANMEFELDAFSPEILNGINCSGLPPHKLVLKVGAPVMLLRNIDQTNGLCNETRMQVRRMGNHVIECKTLTGNKAGSIVLIPRLNLIPNNETLPVMFQRRQFPIIMSFAMTINTYCTLIV, encoded by the coding sequence ATGGGTGGACTTTTCTTCTTATACGGTCAAGGTGGTTGTGGAAAAATATTCTTATGGTCAACTATATCATGCTCAATTAGGTCTAAAGGAGGTATAGTTTTAAATGTTGCTTCTTGTGGGATTGCTGTACTTTTGTTGTCTAATGGAAGAACTGCACATTCAAGGTTTAAAATTTCTTTGGCCATAAATAAGGATTCTTTGTGTAGTATTAAACAGGAAAGTCCTCTTGCAAGGTTAATATCCAAGGCCAAATTAATCATATGGGATGAAACTCCAATAATAAGTAAGTATTGTTATGAAACTTTTGACAAATGCCTCAGAGACATCTTAAGGTGCTCAGATTCGTATAATGCTCATTTGCCATTTGGAGGTAAAGTTATTGTTCTTAGAGgagattttagacaaatttTATCTATGATTTCCAGAGGCTCAAGGCAAGATATAATTCAGTCTTCTATTAATTCTTCATATTTGTGGCATAACTATAAGGTTTTGAAGCTTACAAAAAACATAAGATTGTCACTAGGTGAAAATAACAACATACAAGAACTCAGAAATTTTGCagaatggctactcaaaattgGTGATGATTTGGCTGGTGATACAACAAATGGTGAATCGATCGTTCATATACCATCTGACATTTTGATTAAGAACTCTGAGACAGCTTTGGATGACCTCATTGATTTCGTGTATCCAGATATGTTATCCAATTTATCcgttgaaaattattttaaggaTAGAGCAATTTTTGCACTAACTTTGGATTGTGTCACTGATGTCAACAACAAGATGACTGCAGGGTTACTTGGACAAGAAAGAGTCTACTTAAGTTCAGACTCTGTGTGTGCTGAAGAGGCAAATATGGAATTTGAGTTAGATGCTTTCTCGCCGGAAATTTTAAATGGAATAAATTGTTCAGGTCTACCACCACACAAGTTGGTTCTGAAGGTTGGCGCTCCTGTTATGTTGCTGCGGAATATAGACCAAACTAATGGTTTGTGCAATGAAACGAGGATGCAAGTTAGAAGAATGGGAAATCATGTGATAGAATGCAAGACTTTAACTGGTAACAAAGCTGGAAGTATTGTTCTTATCCCAAGACTGAATCTAATTCCAAATAATGAAACATTGCCGGTCATGTTTCAAAGAAGACAATTCCCAATTATCATGTCATTTGCAATGACAATAAATACTTATTGTACATTAATagtttga
- the LOC107489665 gene encoding 22.0 kDa class IV heat shock protein, whose translation MRLQQMNVGVLLLFLLLVLASFPYKVKGYLYPLTDRPINPLVDLWTDRFLDPLRVLEQIPVELGKNDPSSPMAMMMTPAKVDWKETPEGHVIALDVPGLNRDEIKIEVEEGNRVLRVSGERKKEEEKEGEHWHRVERSYGKFWRQFKVPENVDLESVKAKLENGVLTLTLEKLSPDKIKGPRMVSIAGESEKPAQINVNETKQEL comes from the coding sequence ATGAGGCTACAACAAATGAATGTGGGAGTGCTGCTATTGTTCTTGCTTCTTGTTCTTGCTAGCTTTCCATATAAAGTAAAAGGGTATCTGTATCCATTAACAGATCGTCCTATAAACCCCTTGGTTGATCTATGGACAGATCGTTTCCTTGATCCACTTCGTGTTCTTGAGCAAATCCCAGTTGAGCTTGGAAAAAATGATCCATCATCACCCATGGCAATGATGATGACACCTGCAAAGGTAGATTGGAAGGAGACACCAGAAGGGCATGTTATAGCCCTTGATGTTCCAGGGTTGAACAGAGATGAGATCAAGATTGAAGTGGAGGAAGGGAACAGGGTTCTGAGGGTAAGTggagagaggaagaaagaggaggagaaggaaggGGAACACTGGCACAGGGTTGAAAGATCCTATGGCAAATTCTGGAGGCAGTTCAAGGTGCCTGAGAATGTGGACTTGGAATCTGTGAAGGCTAAGCTAGAGAATGGTGTGCTTACTCTGACACTGGAAAAATTGTCACCTGATAAGATCAAAGGTCCAAGAATGGTGAGCATTGCAGGGGAGAGTGAGAAACCAGCACAAATCAACGTCAATGAAACCAAACAGGAGCTATGA
- the LOC110281548 gene encoding pentatricopeptide repeat-containing protein At3g12770-like gives MGMYVHFCQMEEARKVFDLMDEKSIISWTTIMGGYVKVGHVAKAFNLFNQMQHQSTGIDFIVFLILISGCILVGDLLLASSVQAFVLKCGCDKEEFIENLLRTMYAKCSDLASARRIFDLIIKKSIFSWTLMIAGYAHSDHPLEALHLFRRLVRTDFRPDPPIDLGSISIAKEMEDYISLNELEFDLQIQTSLIHLYSKCGSIKKAQEVFEEVADKDLTVWSFMINSYAIHGMGKEAIDLFRKMTTTEGIIPDDVVYTSVLLACGNARGCPWKHKCKLGPIAHACRIHGNVELGELAAVKLLELSPGSSGNYVEIIGRFHTFAAGNQSRVQLANIYKMLEDLNFTLQEGSYAGQAGLSLSPSTDVISFSPNEETKEALKIVLDVTINNNDASVFLDA, from the exons ATGGGAATGTATGTTCACTTTTGCCAAATGGAGGAAGCGAGGAAGGTTTTTGATTTGATGGATGAAAAATCAATAATTTCTTGGACAACTATTATGGGAGGTTATGTGAAGGTTGGCCATGTTGCGAAAGCGTTTAATTTATTCAATCAAATGCAGCATCAAAGTACTGGCATAGATTTTATTGTATTTCTAATTCTTATATCTGGTTGTATACTAGTAGGAGATCTCTTATTAGCTTCATCCGTTCAAGCTTTTGTACTCAAATGTGGATGCGATAAAGAGGAGTTCATTGAAAATTTGCTAAGAACTATGTATGCAAAATGCAGTGACCTTGCATCTGCTAGAAggatatttgatttgattatcaAAAAGAGCATTTTCTCATGGACATTGATGATTGCAGGATATGCCCATTCAGATCACCCATTGGAGGCGTTGCATTTGTTTAGAAGGCTTGTAAGGACAGATTTTAGACCAGATCCACCAATCGATTTAGGATCAATTAGCATAGCAAAAGAGATGGAAGATTATATTTCTCTAAATGAATTGGAATTTGATCTACAAATCCAAACATCTCTTATACACTTGTACTCCAAGTGTGGAAGCATCAAGAAAGCCCAAGAAGTATTTGAAGAAGTGGCAGATAAAGATTTAACTGTTTGGTCTTTCATGATAAATAGCTATGCTATTCATGGGATGGGGAAAGAAGCGATTGACCTATTTCGCAAAATGACAACTACAGAAGGGATAATTCCAGATGATGTTGTTTACACCAGTGTTTTGCTGGCTTGTGGCAATGCAAG GGGATGCCCTTGGAAGCACAAGTGCAAGCTTGGGCCCATTGCTCATGCTTGTAGGATCCATGGTAATGTTGAGCTCGGGGAGCTTGCTGCTGTCAAGTTACTAGAGCTTAGTCCTGGAAGCTCTGGAAATTAT GTTGAGATCATTGGTAGATTTCATACATTTGCAGCAGGAAATCAGTCACGTGTTCAGTTGGCCAATATCTATAAGATGCTAGAAGATCTAAATTTTACTCTTCAAGAAGGTAGCTATGCAGGACAAGCT GGTTTGTCTCTGTCTCCTAGCACAgatgttatttcattttctCCAAATGAAGAGACCAAGGAAGCACTGAAAATAGTACTAGACGTCACCATCAATAATAATGATGCTTCAGTGTTCTTGGATGCTTAA
- the LOC107489664 gene encoding pentatricopeptide repeat-containing protein At1g33350, producing MELKQQHNNLNEHVLWILGKCKNLNHLKQLQSYLTVLGHSQTHFYAFKLLRFSALTLSNLPYARIIFDRQHNPNIYLYTAMITAYASHSHGHASSAISLFRKMLLQGAPKPDQFIYPHVLKSCPEVMEPRGTDSVHAQIVKFGFEEWCVVETALVDSYSRSLGGLGNARKAFDEMSERNVVSFTAMVSGYARVGDVESALKLFGEMKERDVPSWSAVIAGCTQNGFYSEGIRLFREMVVLAMEEKYESNRPNQVTVVCALSACGNTGMLQLGKWIHGYVYKSGFAIDSFVLNALVDMYGKCGNLKLARKVFDMNSKRGLTSWNSMINSLALHGQSDTAIAIFEQMVEIGGDARPDDVTFVGLLNACTHGGLVEKGYYYFELMVHEFGIEPQIKHYGCLIDLLGRAGRLDEAMEVIRGMSMEPDEVVWGSLLNGCKVYGRMDLAELSAKKLVEIDPYNGSYGIMLANIYGELGKWDEVRNIRRTLKEQKSHKTPGCSWIEVDDQVYQFYSLDLSNPRAEEIQSFLESLIGVRNEVKSKLQSLTS from the coding sequence ATGGAATTGAAGCAGCAGCATAACAATCTAAACGAACATGTGCTATGGATTCTGGGGAAGTGCAAGAACCTCAACCATCTCAAGCAGCTTCAATCCTATCTCACCGTTCTTGGCCACTCCCAAACCCACTTCTATGCCTTCAAGCTTCTCCGTTTCTCTGCGCTCACTCTCTCCAATCTCCCATACGCTCGCATCATCTTCGATCGCCAACACAACCCCAACATCTACCTCTACACCGCCATGATCACCGCCTACGCCTCCCACTCTCACGGCCATGCCTCCTCCGCCATTTCGCTCTTTCGAAAAATGCTCCTTCAAGGCGCGCCAAAGCCCGATCAGTTTATATACCCGCATGTTCTCAAATCTTGCCCTGAGGTTATGGAGCCACGTGGCACCGATTCCGTGCATGCCCAGATTGTGAAATTTGGTTTTGAGGAGTGGTGTGTTGTGGAAACGGCTCTTGTTGACTCCTACTCGCGGAGTTTGGGTGGTTTGGGGAATGCGAGGAAGGCGTTCGATGAAATGTCTGAGAGGAATGTGGTGTCGTTTACAGCTATGGTTTCTGGGTATGCGAGAGTTGGGGATGTTGAGAGTGCTTTGAAACTGTTTGGTGAAATGAAGGAGAGGGATGTGCCGTCTTGGAGTGCGGTAATTGCGGGTTGCACTCAAAATGGCTTTTACTCTGAGGGGATTAGGTTGTTTAGGGAGATGGTTGTTCTTGCTATGGAGGAGAAATATGAAAGTAACAGGCCGAATCAGGTCACTGTGGTTTGCGCGCTCTCGGCTTGTGGCAACACGGGCATGCTTCAGCTTGGGAAATGGATACATGGTTATGTTTACAAGAGTGGTTTTGCTATTGACTCCTTTGTGTTGAATGCTCTGGTGGATATGTATGGGAAATGTGGCAACCTCAAGCTGGCAAGGAAGGTTTTTGATATGAATTCTAAGAGAGGCTTAACTTCATGGAATTCAATGATCAATTCTCTGGCACTTCATGGCCAAAGTGACACTGCCATTGCCATTTTTGAGCAAATGGTTGAGATTGGTGGTGATGCGAGACCCGATGATGTCACCTTCGTTGGTTTGCTAAATGCTTGTACTCACGGAGGATTAGTTGAGAAAGGTTATTACTACTTTGAGTTGATGGTTCATGAATTTGGCATAGAGCCACAGATTAAGCATTACGGCTGCTTGATAGACCTTCTTGGCCGGGCAGGTCGACTTGATGAGGCGATGGAGGTTATCAGGGGTATGAGCATGGAGCCAGATGAGGTTGTTTGGGGTTCTTTACTTAATGGATGTAAGGTTTATGGCCGCATGGATTTAGCAGAGTTATCAGCTAAAAAATTAGTTGAGATTGATCCATATAATGGTAGCTATGGTATAATGTTGGCTAATATATATGGGGAGTTAGGAAAATGGGATGAAGTCCGAAACATAAGGAGGACATTGAAGGAACAGAAATCTCATAAGACTCCAGGTTGTAGCTGGATTGAGGTTGATGATCAAGTTTATCAGTTCTATTCTCTTGATCTATCAAATCCAAGAGCAGAAGAGATACAGAGTTTCCTGGAAAGTctcattggtgttagaaatgAAGTCAAGTCCAAATTGCAATCCTTAACCTcatag
- the LOC107489635 gene encoding F-box/kelch-repeat protein At3g06240-like, giving the protein MVTLVLPTLFESYGPGQVLECVNGIICHYTQPCPDVIIGLWNPKTDEHKSIPPGITDDEPGYDRHVSVHGFGYDNVNDDYKVIQCVYYNYDPMLLEEPVLTIWQIYSLKSNCWKKLDLEMTKKEDVDKASTAYLNGVCHWWGSEFATNGLEEQVLVSFNLSTEIFRTTSIVWLQENDDSLIRTLVVLNESVALISSFAQNNRIEISLLGEVGVKESWVKLFTLGPFPLEFPCPMRMGNKCDVIFYIGDDSNELASFDVITGKVIHNINIKTRMFGTWIYKESLVSFTK; this is encoded by the coding sequence ATGGTTACATTAGTTTTGCCAACTCTGTTTGAGAGTTATGGTCCCGGCCAGGTTCTAGAATGTGTTAATGgcattatatgtcactatacaCAACCTTGTCCTGATGTAATAATAGGACTTTGGAATCCCAAAACCGACGAGCATAAAAGTATTCCTCCGGGTATTACTGATGATGAGCCCGGTTATGATCGGCATGTAAGTGTTCATGGATTTGGTTATGATAATGTGAATGATGATTATAAAGTGATTCAATGTGTATATTATAATTATGATCCAATGTTATTAGAAGAGCCTGTTCTAACAATTTGGCAAATTTATAGTCTAAAAAGTAATTGTTGGAAGAAACTTGATCTTGAAATGACTAAGAAAGAAGATGTAGACAAAGCTTCTACAGCGTACTTGAATGGAGTATGCCACTGGTGGGGTAGCGAGTTTGCCACGAATGGACTCGAAGAACAAGTACTTGTGTCATTTAACCTCAGCACTGAAATATTTCGAACCACATCAATTGTTTGGCTGCAAGAAAATGATGATAGCCTTATCAGAACTTTGGTAGTGCTCAACGAGTCTGTTGCTCTGATTTCCTCTTTTGCTCAAAATAATCGCATTGAAATATCCCTTTTGGGTGAAGTTGGTGTGAAGGAATCTTGGGTGAAGCTTTTCACACTTGGACCCTTTCCATTAGAATTTCCTTGTCCAATGAGAATGGGCAACAAATGTGATGTAATATTTTATATCGGAGACGATAGCAATGAATTGGCTTCTTTTGATGTCATCACGGGAAAAGTAATTCACAATATTAATATCAAAACAAGAATGTTTGGTACATGGATTTACAAGGAAAGCCTCGTCTCtttcacaaaataa
- the LOC110281205 gene encoding uncharacterized protein LOC110281205 yields the protein MSDPEQSSTCNTRRVWRKNLVGSSSNASEGKKAKFQHPKCKCGTYAVMQQSGTAKNPDRIFLGCSNYGMEQCHCNFFVWLDEVIAKRSGNEDDNDIQGRLMLMEKRLEQLEFKIKDEYEEK from the exons ATGAGCGATCCTGAGCAATCTTCAACCTGTAACACACGCCGTGTCTGGAGGAAGAATTTGGTGGGTTCGAGTAGCAATGCAAGTGAGGGCAAGAAGGCCAAGTTCCAGCACCCTAAATGCAAGTGTGGCACCTATGCAGTCATGCAACAGTCTGGGACAGCGAAGAACCCAGACAGAATTTTCCTGGGTTGTTCCAACTATGGC ATGGAGCAATGTCACTGCAACTTTTTTGTTTGGCTGGACGAGGTGATTGCTAAACGTTCTGGCAATGAAGATGACAATGACATTCAAGGAAGACTGATGTTGATGGAGAAAAGGTTGGAGCAATTGGAATTCAAGATTAAAGATgaatatgaagaaaaataa